From a region of the Neobacillus niacini genome:
- a CDS encoding Glu/Leu/Phe/Val family dehydrogenase has translation MTIESLDLKKNENEGVKEKDNSLTEFQEILKEAVDILNYPPQVFEFLKKPMRFLEVSIPIRMDNGQTEIFQGYRAQHNDAAGPTKGGIRFHPDVTPEEVKALAGWMSLKCGITDLPYGGAKGGIVCDPREMSLDELERLSRGYVRAVSQIVGPTKDIPAPDMYTNSQIMAWMLDEYDHIREFDSPGFITGKPIALGGSKGRETATSKGVLYTLQMVCELKSIPLTDMRVIIQGFGNVGSYLAHYLYDLGAKVIGIGDALGGLYDENGLDIPYLLENRDSFGIITNRPAISITNQELLEKECDVLIPAAISGVINKQNASRLNCNIVIEAANGPTTKEALKILDEREILVVPDILANSGGVIVSYFEWCQNNQGYYWTEEMVDTRLKEKIIDSYKNVYNTSIKYGVNMKIAAYIEGVKKLAETSRLRGWLKY, from the coding sequence AGGAAATTCTTAAGGAAGCAGTTGACATACTAAACTATCCTCCTCAAGTCTTCGAATTTTTAAAGAAGCCAATGAGATTTTTGGAAGTGAGTATTCCTATTCGCATGGATAATGGGCAAACAGAGATTTTTCAAGGCTACCGGGCACAGCATAATGATGCTGCAGGACCGACTAAGGGAGGTATTCGCTTCCATCCAGATGTTACGCCAGAAGAAGTAAAAGCACTTGCAGGCTGGATGAGTTTAAAATGCGGCATTACGGACCTTCCATATGGAGGGGCAAAAGGAGGAATTGTCTGTGACCCGCGGGAAATGAGTTTAGATGAGCTAGAACGCTTAAGCCGGGGGTATGTAAGAGCAGTCAGCCAAATAGTCGGACCGACGAAAGATATTCCGGCACCTGATATGTATACCAATTCGCAAATCATGGCATGGATGCTCGATGAGTATGACCATATCCGTGAATTCGATTCGCCGGGCTTTATTACCGGGAAACCGATCGCTTTAGGAGGATCCAAAGGTAGGGAAACAGCTACTTCGAAAGGTGTACTATATACCCTTCAAATGGTATGCGAATTGAAGAGCATTCCGTTAACGGATATGCGAGTCATTATTCAAGGCTTTGGAAATGTAGGCAGTTACTTGGCTCATTATTTATATGACCTCGGGGCAAAGGTAATTGGGATTGGTGACGCACTTGGTGGTTTATATGACGAAAATGGCTTGGATATCCCCTATCTCCTAGAAAATAGAGACTCTTTCGGTATCATAACAAATCGCCCTGCTATCAGTATCACCAATCAAGAACTGCTAGAAAAAGAATGTGATGTCCTGATTCCAGCAGCCATTTCAGGCGTAATCAACAAGCAAAATGCGAGCAGGCTTAATTGTAATATTGTGATTGAAGCAGCTAATGGACCTACAACCAAAGAAGCTCTAAAAATTTTGGATGAGCGAGAAATTCTTGTTGTTCCTGATATTCTGGCAAATTCAGGTGGTGTCATTGTTTCCTATTTTGAGTGGTGCCAAAACAACCAAGGCTATTATTGGACAGAGGAAATGGTGGATACTCGATTGAAGGAAAAAATAATAGACAGCTATAAGAATGTGTATAACACCTCCATAAAGTATGGAGTGAATATGAAAATTGCTGCTTATATTGAGGGAGTTAAAAAATTGGCAGAAACCTCAAGGTTAAGGGGTTGGTTAAAATATTAA
- a CDS encoding SAV0927 family protein, with product MKLDILSEQKDQQLLHYFCLISKNHRYDLAIGYSSHFYGKAMVTSMQTGNMVLLCQEDTYNPHYWADRLGIEEEDITEFQDFFGLVLQSGPFQEQY from the coding sequence ATGAAGCTTGATATTCTGTCTGAACAAAAAGATCAACAGCTACTACATTACTTTTGTCTTATATCAAAAAACCACCGCTACGATTTGGCCATTGGTTATTCGAGTCATTTTTATGGAAAGGCAATGGTCACTTCGATGCAAACAGGGAATATGGTTTTACTTTGCCAGGAGGATACCTATAATCCCCATTATTGGGCTGATCGTCTAGGAATTGAAGAAGAGGATATTACAGAATTTCAAGATTTTTTTGGCCTGGTATTACAATCAGGGCCCTTTCAGGAACAATACTAG
- a CDS encoding sigma-54 interaction domain-containing protein — protein MFSVAKDKIKPIISITIGDEVVLKSTLSQCKEPFIFLKKQGQLFAYATINHPLLELLESKNYSIEALLNQAKSIKSICFLSNNISFPSLFQIIGEPFAIIIGDDGEPIGYIRREDVLAELFKQENKSVDLLKILLTSIPMGIFVLDKEKQIINCNESGLTMIKSTIEQVLNYPGGTIFSAQQINNVFATGKTILNHLEITNDTGVLVDYCPILSDSHAVEGMIIVVQDLPMVEDMANEIEYIKDLNRDLNAILSSIYDEILVVNAIGELIRYSDNIIQDFWKVDLKELIGKNILELEDQGLFTPSVTRLVIEKRKKVSVVQETKSGRKILAVGNPVFNEKNELDRIIIASRDITETTRLKSELQEIRKITEQYKKELDDFKSKDRFLKKLIYCSPKMEKIMNQVKKIADFSSTVLLNGESGVGKEVIAQAIHQLGKRSGKPFLKLNCGAIPENLLESELYGYAKGSFTGADKNGKEGYFKQADGGILFLDEIGEMPLHLQVKLLRVLQEQEVIPIGSTVPIKVNVQIIAATNKRLEKMVETGTFREDLFYRLNVIPIQIPPLRERTEDISLLAFHFLQQLNEKYDRNYHLTPDAINVLEFYSWPGNVRELQNIIERLVVTADHPAIDAEFVSQFLSLGFDNKKIKPMITRVIPLQEAIEHVEEQLIVLAMNQYKTTTKAAKALGISQSSVSRKYQKILNEKNIKIENLSSI, from the coding sequence ATGTTTTCCGTCGCAAAAGATAAGATTAAGCCAATAATATCTATCACTATAGGTGATGAAGTTGTATTGAAATCGACTTTAAGCCAATGCAAAGAACCCTTTATATTCTTAAAAAAACAAGGTCAATTATTTGCCTATGCAACAATCAATCATCCATTACTCGAGCTGCTTGAAAGCAAAAATTATTCCATAGAGGCTTTGTTAAATCAGGCCAAGTCTATTAAAAGTATTTGTTTCCTAAGCAATAATATTTCTTTCCCCTCCTTGTTCCAGATTATTGGTGAACCTTTCGCGATCATAATAGGTGACGATGGTGAACCAATAGGATACATACGAAGAGAAGATGTTTTGGCTGAACTTTTTAAACAAGAAAATAAAAGTGTAGATTTATTGAAAATCCTTCTTACCTCAATACCTATGGGGATTTTTGTATTAGATAAGGAGAAACAAATCATTAATTGCAACGAATCAGGGTTAACAATGATTAAATCTACTATTGAACAGGTGCTTAATTATCCAGGGGGAACTATTTTTAGCGCTCAACAGATTAACAACGTATTTGCTACAGGAAAAACGATTTTAAATCATCTAGAAATAACGAATGACACGGGAGTTCTCGTCGATTATTGTCCTATTTTATCCGATTCTCATGCAGTTGAAGGGATGATCATAGTTGTTCAGGATCTGCCAATGGTCGAGGATATGGCCAACGAAATAGAATATATTAAAGATTTGAATAGAGATTTGAATGCGATATTGTCGAGTATTTATGATGAAATTCTTGTGGTAAATGCCATAGGGGAATTAATTAGATACAGTGACAACATTATTCAAGATTTCTGGAAGGTAGATCTTAAAGAGTTGATTGGAAAAAATATCCTCGAACTTGAGGATCAGGGACTTTTTACACCATCAGTAACAAGATTAGTAATCGAAAAAAGAAAAAAAGTTTCGGTCGTCCAGGAAACAAAATCAGGCAGAAAAATTCTTGCCGTTGGTAATCCTGTCTTTAATGAAAAAAATGAGCTGGACCGGATTATCATTGCCTCAAGGGATATTACGGAAACTACGCGATTAAAAAGTGAACTCCAAGAAATACGGAAAATAACGGAACAATATAAAAAAGAATTAGATGATTTTAAAAGTAAAGATCGCTTTTTAAAAAAGCTCATTTATTGCAGTCCTAAAATGGAAAAGATTATGAATCAGGTAAAGAAAATTGCAGACTTTTCTTCGACAGTCCTCCTTAATGGTGAATCGGGTGTGGGTAAAGAAGTAATTGCTCAAGCAATCCACCAATTAGGGAAACGCTCTGGAAAGCCATTTCTTAAACTGAATTGTGGGGCGATTCCTGAAAATCTCTTAGAAAGTGAATTGTATGGGTACGCTAAGGGGTCGTTTACAGGTGCCGATAAAAACGGAAAAGAAGGTTATTTTAAACAAGCGGATGGCGGAATATTGTTTCTAGATGAAATCGGTGAAATGCCGCTGCATCTTCAAGTAAAGCTTTTGCGTGTTCTTCAAGAGCAAGAGGTTATTCCGATTGGCAGTACAGTGCCTATTAAGGTGAATGTCCAGATTATTGCTGCCACCAATAAAAGGCTTGAAAAAATGGTGGAGACTGGGACTTTCCGAGAAGACTTATTCTACCGTTTAAATGTTATTCCGATTCAGATTCCGCCGCTCAGGGAACGGACTGAGGATATCTCGTTACTCGCCTTTCATTTTTTACAGCAGCTGAATGAAAAGTATGATCGAAATTATCATTTAACACCAGATGCAATTAATGTGCTTGAATTTTATTCGTGGCCAGGTAATGTTCGTGAATTACAAAATATTATTGAAAGATTAGTGGTTACTGCTGATCATCCTGCCATTGATGCTGAGTTTGTCAGCCAGTTTTTATCACTGGGATTTGATAATAAAAAGATAAAGCCTATGATTACTAGAGTTATTCCTCTACAAGAGGCGATTGAACATGTAGAGGAGCAGCTGATTGTTCTGGCTATGAACCAATACAAGACAACCACAAAGGCTGCAAAAGCATTAGGAATCAGCCAATCCTCAGTTAGCAGGAAGTATCAAAAAATACTAAATGAGAAAAATATTAAAATTGAAAACTTATCTTCCATATAA
- a CDS encoding aldehyde dehydrogenase family protein — MANLKMFIDGEWKESETLETRPVINPANGEVISYSPEGTAVDARAAIFAARRAFEEGIWSGISAQERASYLFKIADKIDEYADELTQLETMDNGKTLREAGFDVGDAAACFRYYAGLITKPDGYTYHVADPMQAMVVREPVGVCGLITPWNYPLLMSVWKIAPALAAGNTIVFKPSEVTPVTPKKLFEIFEEVGLPKGVANMVMGAGPVVGHEIASHPEVDMISFTGGTKTGKHIMKTAADTMKKVSLELGGKSPNIIFADADFETAVDYALFGIFSGSGQVCSAGSRILVEESIYDKFVERFVERAKKIKVGAGDDPVTEMGPLVSEQHLEKILHYIEVGLEEGATIACGGKRIVSKGLEKGFFVEPTVFINVKPEMKIVQEEIFGPVVVIQKFQDESEAVKLANNTIYGLAGAVFSNDGAKALRVIKKLRAGITWVNSYHPTYNEAPWGGYKQSGIGRSLGTFGLEEFQEIKQININLQVEPIGWFSN, encoded by the coding sequence ATTGCTAACCTTAAGATGTTTATTGATGGTGAATGGAAAGAGTCTGAAACTCTGGAAACACGTCCAGTTATTAATCCAGCAAATGGAGAAGTGATTTCATATTCCCCTGAAGGAACAGCTGTTGATGCACGAGCAGCGATCTTTGCTGCTCGGAGGGCTTTCGAAGAAGGTATATGGTCAGGAATATCAGCCCAGGAGAGAGCCTCCTATTTATTTAAAATTGCTGACAAAATTGATGAGTATGCCGATGAGTTAACTCAGCTTGAAACGATGGATAATGGAAAAACATTAAGAGAAGCTGGATTTGATGTCGGTGATGCAGCAGCATGCTTCCGCTATTATGCAGGACTGATTACAAAGCCAGACGGCTATACCTATCACGTAGCCGACCCGATGCAGGCAATGGTTGTCCGCGAACCAGTTGGTGTCTGTGGCCTGATTACTCCATGGAATTACCCTCTTTTAATGAGTGTTTGGAAAATTGCGCCGGCTTTAGCCGCTGGAAATACAATCGTTTTTAAACCGTCAGAAGTAACACCGGTTACACCGAAGAAGCTTTTTGAAATATTTGAAGAAGTGGGACTGCCAAAAGGAGTTGCCAATATGGTAATGGGAGCCGGCCCTGTTGTTGGTCATGAAATTGCTTCCCACCCTGAAGTAGATATGATTTCGTTTACCGGTGGTACGAAAACAGGTAAACATATCATGAAAACAGCAGCGGACACAATGAAGAAGGTATCCTTAGAATTAGGAGGCAAATCACCCAATATTATTTTTGCGGATGCTGATTTTGAAACGGCAGTGGATTATGCACTATTTGGAATATTTTCTGGTTCAGGTCAAGTGTGCTCAGCAGGGTCGAGAATTCTAGTAGAAGAAAGTATTTATGATAAATTTGTTGAACGCTTTGTTGAAAGAGCGAAGAAGATTAAGGTTGGAGCAGGAGATGATCCAGTAACTGAGATGGGGCCGCTCGTAAGCGAGCAACATTTGGAAAAGATTTTACATTACATTGAGGTTGGTTTAGAGGAGGGTGCAACCATTGCTTGCGGCGGGAAGCGAATTGTAAGTAAAGGCTTAGAAAAGGGCTTTTTTGTTGAACCAACTGTGTTTATAAATGTAAAACCAGAAATGAAAATCGTTCAAGAAGAAATATTTGGACCTGTAGTTGTAATCCAGAAGTTTCAGGATGAAAGTGAAGCTGTAAAGCTTGCAAATAATACGATTTATGGACTTGCAGGCGCTGTTTTTTCAAATGACGGGGCAAAAGCATTAAGAGTAATTAAAAAGCTTCGTGCCGGAATTACTTGGGTAAATTCCTACCACCCAACCTATAATGAAGCACCATGGGGCGGATATAAGCAAAGTGGAATTGGACGGAGCCTTGGAACATTCGGGCTTGAGGAATTTCAAGAAATTAAACAAATCAATATTAATTTACAAGTAGAGCCAATTGGCTGGTTTTCCAACTAA